The Azospirillum baldaniorum genome window below encodes:
- a CDS encoding DUF3383 domain-containing protein has product MANTLPVSKLISVGVQITPTAAQGPDLNSLLIVGDTPGVIDARERYRLYSDLNGVAGDFGTSAPEYQAASIFFAAQPQPTRLYIGYWVRVAAAGRLTGATLSAAAQVMSNWTAITSGAFLAYIDGKPVNISGLNFSTATNLNGVASSIATALNSASAGSTAAWNSVYGRFAFISGTTGAASSFGFLQTPAAIGSAAFSGQPANNDTLTIKGTAVTFVSGAPSAGQVQIGSTLAATLANLLTLLSSSTDANLSAMTYGVVGTTLYIVSKATGTTGASYTLAKSSSAITLSGATLSGGSGTDISATLGARVTTSGSYAVPGADAETPLAAVQAIESVFADWYGLTFGSSGGNAHVTDADHLAVAGYIEGNGNRHLYGATTSEAAALLPGDTTSLGALLAALEYNRTFVQWSSTTPFAACAIFGKGCTVNYNGANTTITFMWKQQPGVIAESINSTQAAALDANNYNYYANFNNNTAITVNGKLASRHFIDEIWNADWFGSSIQSAVFNLLFTTPTKVPQTDAGMHLIGTTIEAVCAQAVNNGFLAPGVWNSAGFGQYQQGDWLPKGYYVYVPPIASQSQADRAARKSVPIQVMAKEAGAVHDVAISVTVNQ; this is encoded by the coding sequence ATGGCGAACACCCTCCCAGTCTCCAAGCTGATTTCGGTGGGCGTGCAGATCACGCCGACCGCGGCGCAGGGGCCGGACCTCAACTCGCTGCTGATCGTCGGCGACACGCCGGGCGTGATCGACGCCCGCGAGCGCTACCGGCTGTACAGCGACCTGAACGGCGTTGCCGGCGACTTCGGCACGTCGGCGCCCGAGTATCAGGCCGCTTCCATCTTCTTCGCCGCCCAGCCCCAGCCGACCCGGCTCTACATCGGCTATTGGGTGCGCGTCGCCGCCGCCGGCCGGCTGACCGGCGCCACTCTGTCCGCGGCGGCCCAGGTCATGAGCAACTGGACGGCCATCACGTCCGGCGCGTTCCTGGCCTACATCGACGGCAAGCCGGTCAACATCAGCGGCCTGAATTTCTCGACCGCCACCAACCTGAACGGCGTGGCGTCGTCTATCGCGACCGCACTGAACAGCGCCTCGGCCGGCTCCACGGCGGCATGGAATTCCGTATACGGTCGCTTTGCCTTCATCAGCGGCACGACCGGCGCAGCCTCGTCCTTCGGGTTCCTACAGACGCCCGCGGCGATCGGCAGCGCCGCGTTCAGCGGCCAGCCCGCCAACAACGACACGCTGACCATCAAGGGCACCGCCGTCACCTTCGTGTCGGGCGCGCCGAGCGCGGGTCAGGTCCAGATCGGCAGCACCCTTGCCGCGACGCTGGCGAACCTGCTGACGCTACTGTCCAGCTCGACCGATGCCAACCTGTCGGCGATGACCTACGGCGTGGTCGGCACGACCCTCTACATCGTGAGCAAGGCCACCGGAACCACCGGGGCGTCCTACACGCTCGCCAAGTCGTCCAGCGCCATCACCCTCTCCGGCGCCACTCTCTCCGGCGGGTCGGGCACGGACATCAGCGCCACGCTGGGCGCCCGCGTCACCACGTCGGGCAGCTACGCCGTGCCGGGCGCGGACGCGGAAACGCCGCTCGCCGCGGTGCAGGCCATCGAGTCCGTTTTTGCTGACTGGTACGGCCTGACCTTCGGCAGCTCGGGCGGCAACGCCCACGTGACGGACGCGGACCACCTCGCCGTCGCTGGCTACATCGAGGGCAACGGCAACCGGCACCTTTACGGCGCCACGACCAGCGAGGCGGCGGCGCTGCTGCCGGGCGACACAACGAGCCTGGGCGCGCTGCTGGCGGCCCTGGAGTACAACCGGACCTTCGTGCAGTGGTCCAGCACCACGCCGTTCGCAGCCTGCGCCATCTTCGGCAAAGGCTGCACCGTCAACTACAACGGCGCGAACACCACGATCACGTTCATGTGGAAGCAGCAGCCGGGCGTTATCGCGGAAAGCATCAACAGCACACAGGCCGCCGCGCTCGACGCAAATAACTACAACTATTACGCCAACTTCAACAACAACACGGCCATCACCGTGAACGGGAAGCTGGCGAGCCGCCATTTCATCGATGAAATCTGGAACGCCGATTGGTTCGGCTCGTCCATCCAATCCGCCGTCTTCAATCTGCTGTTCACGACGCCGACGAAGGTCCCGCAGACCGACGCCGGCATGCACCTGATCGGCACGACCATCGAGGCCGTGTGCGCGCAGGCCGTCAACAACGGGTTCCTCGCGCCGGGCGTCTGGAACAGTGCCGGGTTCGGCCAGTACCAGCAGGGCGATTGGCTGCCCAAGGGCTACTACGTCTACGTGCCACCCATCGCGTCGCAGTCGCAGGCCGACCGCGCCGCGCGCAAGTCCGTGCCCATCCAGGTCATGGCGAAGGAAGCAGGCGCGGTTCACGACGTGGCGATTTCCGTCACGGTCAACCAGTAA
- a CDS encoding phage neck terminator protein yields MSNTSATGGPILPNGTVAPLEGKALLVFLQGWLAPLLGLPGQMVRPRWQAEPPAIPDAGEAWAAIGITARPADAYPSVTHDPSGDGQDIVVRHERLELLVSVYDLGVAGQADAHAALLRDNLTIRQNSEPLQLAGFALIETGTLTPVPSLLKSRWLYRVDLPITVRRAVARSYPVLNLLQGQATIIAGDPVGRTLTVPVTVTNS; encoded by the coding sequence ATGAGCAACACCAGCGCAACCGGCGGCCCGATCCTGCCGAACGGCACCGTCGCGCCGCTGGAAGGCAAGGCGCTGCTGGTCTTCCTGCAAGGCTGGCTCGCGCCGCTCCTGGGGCTGCCCGGCCAGATGGTCCGGCCCCGCTGGCAGGCCGAGCCGCCCGCCATCCCCGACGCGGGCGAGGCATGGGCCGCCATCGGCATCACGGCCCGGCCGGCGGACGCCTACCCCAGCGTCACGCACGACCCGAGCGGCGACGGGCAGGACATCGTGGTCCGGCACGAGCGGCTGGAGCTGCTGGTGAGCGTCTACGACCTGGGAGTCGCCGGGCAGGCCGACGCTCACGCGGCCCTGCTGCGCGACAACCTCACGATCCGGCAGAACAGCGAGCCGCTTCAGTTGGCCGGGTTCGCCCTGATCGAAACGGGCACGCTAACCCCGGTCCCGTCGCTTCTCAAGTCCCGCTGGCTCTACCGGGTCGACCTGCCCATCACCGTCCGCCGCGCCGTCGCGCGCAGCTACCCCGTCCTGAACCTACTGCAGGGCCAAGCGACCATCATCGCGGGCGATCCGGTGGGCCGGACGCTCACCGTCCCCGTCACCGTCACCAATTCGTAG
- a CDS encoding DUF3277 family protein — MPVSNTYSFLSVQGTIVGPGGAINIGSTAGVASEGITVEPSEDKNTMTMGADGAVMHSLHAASPGRAVVRLLKTSPVNAMLSLMYNFQKSSAANWGGNTIAFSDVDRGDVITLTSAAFRKQPTVVYNVEGPMNEWEFEGVLNIQLGGGTPNLSSMTGF; from the coding sequence ATGCCTGTCTCGAACACTTACAGCTTCCTGAGCGTTCAGGGGACGATCGTCGGCCCCGGCGGCGCGATCAACATCGGCAGCACGGCGGGCGTGGCATCCGAAGGAATCACGGTCGAGCCGTCCGAAGACAAGAACACGATGACCATGGGCGCGGACGGGGCCGTGATGCACAGCCTGCACGCCGCCAGTCCGGGCCGGGCCGTGGTGCGGCTGCTCAAGACGAGCCCGGTCAATGCCATGCTGTCTCTGATGTACAACTTCCAGAAGTCCAGCGCGGCCAATTGGGGGGGCAACACGATTGCCTTCTCCGACGTCGACCGGGGCGACGTCATCACTCTGACCAGCGCGGCGTTCCGGAAGCAGCCGACCGTTGTCTACAACGTCGAGGGCCCCATGAACGAATGGGAGTTCGAGGGCGTGCTGAACATCCAGCTCGGCGGCGGCACGCCCAACCTCTCCAGCATG